The Triticum dicoccoides isolate Atlit2015 ecotype Zavitan chromosome 6A, WEW_v2.0, whole genome shotgun sequence genome has a window encoding:
- the LOC119319007 gene encoding uncharacterized protein LOC119319007 produces the protein MASVVIETHDAAVVGGADVVFCVIILCMSVLSLVILAASSAVGSGDGEGEGKRRRRSGSRGNGPVFVGGRGCACGGCRAGAGVCGTYLS, from the coding sequence ATGGCTAGCGTGGTCATCGAGACCCACGACGCCGCGGTGGTCGGCGGCGCGGACGTGGTGTTCTGCGTCATCATCCTGTGCATGTCGGTGCTGTCCCTGGTCATCTTGGCGGCCTCCTCTGCCGTCGGCAGCGGCGACGGGGAAGGGGAAGGGAagcggcggcggcgctccggcTCCCGCGGGAACGGGCCGGTGTTCGTGGGCGGCAGGGGCTGCGCCTGCGGCGGCtgccgcgccggcgccggcgtctGCGGTACTTACCTCTCGTGA